A part of Oryctolagus cuniculus chromosome 15, mOryCun1.1, whole genome shotgun sequence genomic DNA contains:
- the ANXA8 gene encoding annexin A8 (The RefSeq protein has 4 substitutions compared to this genomic sequence) → MAWWKAWVEQEGVTVKGSPHFNPVPDAETLYKAMKGIGTNEQAIIDVLTRRSSAQRQQIAKSFKAQFGSDLTETLKSELSGKFERLIVALMYPPYRYEAKELHDAMKGLGTKEGVIIEILASRTKNQLQEIMKAYEEDYGSSLEEDIQADTSGYLERILVCLLQGSRDDVTGFVDPGLALQDAQDLYAAGEKICGTDEMKFITILCTRSARHLMRVFEEYEKIANKSIEDSIKSETHGSLEEAMLTIVKCTRNLHCYFAERLHYAMKGAGTLDGTLIRNIVSRSEIDLNLIKGHYKKMYGKTLSSMIMEDTSGDYKNALLSLVGSDP, encoded by the exons ATGGCCTGGTGGAAGGCTTGG GTTGAACAGGAGGGTGTCACGGTGAAGGGCAGCCCCCACTTCAACCCAGATCCCGACGCAGAGACCCTCTACAAAGCCATGAAGGGAATCG GGACCAATGAACAGGCCATCATCGATGTTCTCACCCGGAGAAGCAGTGCGCAGCGGCAGCAAATAGCCAAGTCCTTCAAGGCTCAGTTCGGCTCG GATCTCACGGAGACCTTGAAGTCGGAGCTGAGCGGCAAGTTTGAGAGACTCATTGTGGCCCTCATGTACCCGCCGTACAGATACGAGGCCAAGGAGCTGCATGATGCCATGAAG GGCTTGGGAACCAAGGAGGGCGTCATCATTGAGATCCTGGCCTCTCGCACCAAGAACCAGCTGCAGGAGATCATGAAGGCCTATGAGGAAG ATTATGGCTCCAGCCTGGAGCAAGACATCCAGGCAGACACGAGTGGCTACCTGGAGAGGATCCTGGTGTGCCTCCTGCAG ggcagcagggacGACGTGACTGGCTTTGTGGACCCAGGACTGGCTCTCCAAGATGCACAG GATCTGTACGCCGCGGGCGAGAAGATCTGCGGGACGGACGAGATGAAGTTCATCACGATCCTGTGCACACGCAGCGCCCGTCACCTGATGAGAG TGTTCGAGGAATACGAGAAAATTGCCAACAAGAGCATCGAGGACAGCATCAAGAGTGAGACCCacggctccctggaggaggccaTGCTCACCATTG TGAAGTGCACCAGGAACCTCCACTGCTACTTTGCCGAGAGACTGCACTATGCCATGAAG GGAGCAGGGACACTGGATGGGACCCTGATAAGGAACATCGTGTCGCGGAGCGAGATTGACTTAAACCTCATCAAGGGTCAGTTCAAGAAGATGTACGGCAAGACCCTCAGCAGCATGATCATG GAAGACACCAGTGGTGACTACAAGAACGCCCTGCTGAGCCTGGTGGGCAGCGACCCCTGA